The Nitrospira tepida genome includes a window with the following:
- a CDS encoding tyrosine-type recombinase/integrase, which produces MGLFKRHKVWWMSFSYQGRQIRRTTGTTDRRLAESILAKIKVKLIEGQYFDRLEEQVRTVEEMMDRYHRERVIGRSRHGERRARAMLKHLLPIFGQMTLAQVTPKELAAYKWRRLQEKAAPATIVKELAFLKAAFNMAIREWEWCRDNPVRRVSMGKVNNARVRYCDDQTLAQIYQACPGWLQPIVMVARYTGLRRDNVVSLQWNQVDLARGLIVLDHTKNGDRLGIPLCEPVIKTLEAVKPSRPYADGPVFLQRNGDPVTGDMVTIAFRRACRAVGVADFRFHDLRHTFASALVQRGVDLYRVQRLLGHRDGRMTQRYAHLAPENLREAVQVFKDDYHKISTGSMLDTHPI; this is translated from the coding sequence ATGGGGCTGTTTAAGCGTCACAAAGTCTGGTGGATGAGTTTCAGTTACCAAGGGCGACAGATCCGAAGAACCACCGGCACCACGGACCGGCGACTAGCGGAAAGTATCTTGGCCAAGATCAAGGTGAAGCTGATCGAGGGCCAGTATTTCGACCGGTTAGAAGAACAAGTGCGGACGGTTGAGGAGATGATGGACCGATATCACCGTGAGCGGGTGATTGGCAGGAGTCGCCACGGTGAACGGCGCGCACGTGCGATGCTGAAGCACTTGCTGCCGATCTTTGGTCAAATGACTCTGGCACAAGTCACGCCGAAAGAGCTTGCTGCCTACAAGTGGCGACGGCTACAAGAGAAGGCAGCTCCGGCCACCATCGTCAAAGAACTGGCCTTCCTGAAGGCCGCCTTCAATATGGCCATTCGTGAATGGGAATGGTGCCGGGATAATCCGGTGCGGCGCGTCTCGATGGGCAAGGTTAACAATGCGCGGGTCCGCTACTGCGATGATCAGACCTTAGCGCAAATCTACCAAGCCTGCCCGGGCTGGTTGCAACCGATTGTGATGGTTGCCCGATATACGGGCCTGCGTCGGGATAACGTGGTCTCACTGCAATGGAACCAGGTGGATTTAGCGCGAGGTCTCATCGTGCTTGATCACACTAAGAATGGTGACCGCTTAGGGATACCGCTGTGCGAGCCGGTCATCAAGACCCTGGAAGCTGTGAAACCCAGCCGTCCATATGCGGATGGTCCGGTGTTCCTTCAACGCAACGGAGATCCGGTCACGGGTGATATGGTCACTATTGCCTTTCGGCGGGCTTGTAGAGCGGTCGGAGTGGCGGACTTCCGCTTCCATGACTTGCGTCATACCTTTGCGTCGGCCCTTGTCCAACGGGGTGTTGATCTCTATCGCGTCCAGCGGCTGTTAGGCCATCGCGATGGACGGATGACACAGCGTTACGCACACTTGGCACCTGAGAATTTGAGAGAAGCCGTTCAGGTGTTCAAGGATGATTATCACAAAATTAGCACAGGTTCCATGCTCGACACTCACCCGATTTAG
- a CDS encoding AbrB/MazE/SpoVT family DNA-binding domain-containing protein, with translation MAMTTISPKFQVVIPKEVRDKLHLVPSQRLHVVEKGGVITLVPEVPLKSLRGVLKGMATTGLREKKDRM, from the coding sequence ATGGCTATGACGACGATTTCGCCGAAATTCCAGGTCGTGATTCCGAAGGAAGTCCGGGACAAACTTCACCTGGTCCCCAGCCAACGTTTGCACGTGGTCGAGAAGGGAGGCGTCATCACCTTGGTGCCGGAAGTGCCGCTGAAGTCGCTCAGGGGCGTGCTGAAGGGCATGGCGACAACCGGGCTCCGAGAAAAAAAGGACCGGATGTGA
- a CDS encoding plasmid mobilization protein — protein sequence MKTQMMQFRVTEEEKALVEKCAKRAGMEVADYIRVCLLMEMVIDGEVQALKIIGRRIGMKAMDALSRRLKDNPALQ from the coding sequence ATGAAGACTCAGATGATGCAATTTCGGGTTACGGAGGAAGAGAAGGCCTTAGTCGAGAAGTGTGCCAAGAGGGCCGGGATGGAGGTAGCGGATTACATTCGGGTCTGCCTGCTTATGGAAATGGTCATCGATGGAGAGGTCCAGGCCTTGAAGATTATCGGGCGGCGGATCGGCATGAAAGCGATGGATGCCCTGAGCCGTCGTCTCAAGGACAACCCGGCGCTGCAATGA
- a CDS encoding helix-turn-helix domain-containing protein: MLLTAKDIAKELQIPASTIYAWAKQGKIPCKRLHRLLRFEREKIDAWLASCPDGHQPQKANIVPKATRTDVDALIASVKREVYTAARGETRPKSGLIRKGEADGAV, encoded by the coding sequence ATGCTGTTAACAGCGAAGGACATAGCCAAAGAGCTTCAGATTCCGGCCTCGACAATCTACGCATGGGCGAAGCAGGGCAAGATTCCCTGCAAGCGGCTTCATAGGCTACTGCGGTTTGAACGGGAAAAGATTGATGCCTGGCTCGCGTCGTGCCCGGATGGTCACCAGCCACAGAAAGCCAACATCGTTCCGAAAGCCACCAGGACCGATGTGGACGCGCTCATTGCGAGCGTCAAGCGCGAGGTCTATACTGCCGCGCGCGGGGAAACCAGACCGAAATCAGGCCTCATCAGGAAGGGGGAAGCGGATGGGGCTGTTTAA
- a CDS encoding type II toxin-antitoxin system VapC family toxin, whose translation MKVLIDSSGWIEFFTDGPLADRYAVYLTPRYEIVTPTIVLYEVYKIIKRERGEETALLHTARLNGTHVIPLTSSIAYLAADLSLHHGLAMADAIVYATGKDQEAEVVTGDADLKGLPGVVYVR comes from the coding sequence GTGAAGGTCCTCATCGATTCCAGCGGATGGATCGAATTCTTCACAGATGGTCCGCTGGCCGATCGGTATGCGGTCTATCTCACCCCTCGGTACGAAATCGTGACACCCACGATCGTGCTGTACGAGGTCTACAAGATCATCAAGCGGGAGCGAGGGGAGGAAACGGCATTATTGCACACGGCTAGGCTCAACGGGACCCACGTGATTCCGCTGACAAGCTCCATTGCCTATCTTGCCGCAGACCTAAGCCTGCACCACGGGTTGGCCATGGCCGATGCGATCGTCTATGCAACAGGAAAGGACCAAGAGGCCGAGGTCGTCACGGGCGATGCGGATCTGAAAGGACTGCCCGGCGTCGTCTACGTGAGATGA